GAAAAGAAATGAACCAGAACAGCTTCCATAGTGGTATCGTATTGGTAAAAAATGCGAATGGCAACCTCAATGCTTTTTAGATAGTGATCAATCACGAGCTTATCCATTTATCTGAATATCATTTAGGGAACGATGATGTTTGCCACTTCGTAAGAGCCtatatatctggagagagagagagagagagagagagagagagagagagagagagagagagagagagagagagagagagagagagagagagagagaatgttcaagatttctaaatagaattaaataaatacattactTGAAAAATAACTCATTATATTGTGTTTAAGCATAAGACAATATAATCTCTACGCAGTGTACTCATATAACCAAAATCAATAACCTATTCCATTATTCTCTACACTAGAGAGGCAGGGAAATGATATAAAACCTAAATTTCTGATTTTACTTCTCGTGTTGAAGAGGATCTTACTGTACATTATTTTTAGTCTTTTCCTTGTAAGTATATTTGATTCCATGACGTCACCAGCAAAGTATTTTGGATTCACATTCACTTAtaaatcaatcaatattcaaatttTTCTTACGATTTTTTATCACTGATATAAAAGTTTTTCATATGAGTGCCAACtgtataattcatcatcatcatcatctcctcttacgcctattgacgcaaagggcatcggttagatttcgccagtcgtctctatcttgaacttttaaattaatacttctctattctTCATCTCtaacttcgcacttcatagtcctcagccatgtaggtcagggtctgccaactcttctaaCTGTCTAATTAGCAAGGTAAATTAACGACGTACTTCTGGTTTTCTTAAGGAAAAGGGAAATCTTTCATTGGTTCATGAatagcgccaaaaaaaaaaaaaaaaaaaaaatatgaattagatttttttccATTCATGAAGATTCTAAACAGCTCTGAATATTTGGTGAAAGCATTTTGAAGGAATTACTATACACGTACAAAAATAATATTCAACTATAATTcctttggttatttttttcttgttgttactATTAACATCTTAAGTATATGTTCTAAGAATCTCATCTtccactgatattcaatttatagTTTTGTTGCTCTTGACCTTCGCTTCGAAGTTCATATCATGGtgatatcaaaattatcaaaattcgtGGATCTTTAAATGGTGTAAACTTCAGCATTATAAAGGGCGTAGTGATTTCATGTCGCCCATTCATTCATATTTAAAATTTGCTTGGACAGAGCTGTCTACAGAGAATTTATTATGAAAAGAATGTGTCATTGAAGAAATGATAAACTAACTAAACTTCACTTGAAATATCAATAAGATTTTCACATATGAATTTTTCTATTTAGGTTTTTATTCCATTTGCTCAATGCCTATCTTTAAATCAGTCACCTTCAAATTAAGGTGATGAAAATGGGCTATATTTGAAGATTACAAAAGACGAATCATGTCTTTTTTAGAATTTGATGGTTTTGACTGATGTAAAAGATATCTTTTTCTCCTAATTGTTACTCTACAGAAGCATTACTGTTTCATACTAAAGAAAGTCATTATACAATCCagtttaaaactattttttaaatCTTCTGTTTTCAATTTACTCCATGGTAATTTGATATCTAATTTTTTCAAGTGAtatgtttttgtcttttttaatttattttcttagacTGGAATTATATAATGTTGCATTGAAAGATATTTTATTCATGCAATGGATGGCCTTATTAAATTTTCTTCTTCATCaaagattattttttcttaacaaaattcTTCTACCTAACAAGTTCAAGCATCAATGAACTGTTTCTATCAGAGGTTTTGTCCAAGGTGGAAGAAATCAAAGATTATCATAAAAGGATTATTCCTCCAAATCTTTGAGAAAATGGTAAACTGTATTCATTGACAGTGacaatatttccatttatcttaATAGATATAATGAAGTGATGCGTAGAAAAACTCtggattgaaaataaatattaatttatttataaccTCGTTGGTATTTTGATAGCTGAATTAAATTTCAGCGTTcggataattttaatactaatccTAAAAGCTAAGGTCAGGTATTATCTTCAAAAACCGAATCCACTGTAACCTCCAGATCCAACAGGGGGTTTGCACACGTGTTCCTCGAGACACCTGTCGAAGCAGCACTTGTCGACGCCTCTGCACTTGCTGTCGTTGGAGCATGTCTGTGGAGGGGCAAAGCTCCTGACGGGTGGGCACTGAGGTCTTACGGGAGGGCATTGACCTGGCTTGACGAAGGGAATGGTGTCAGGCTCGTTGTTGCTCTCGCAGCAGTAGGCCTGTCCCTCAGGAGTTCGGCACCAACGTCTGCACGTCTGGGAAGCACCGCCTCCAAAGCCCCCTCCAAGACCTGGGTTGATTCCTCCAAAGAATCGTGTATCTTTTGCCAAGGCAACAGCTGCCAAACAGCAGACGAATACAAGTTGAAGTCCCTGAAAATAGAAGATATCCAAATCAGAAATGAAGGTTCTAaaattcattcttattatataGATGAACATAATCACCCGGTTGAGAATTTATTTTGGAATAAATTCCACAAAATAAATAGTATTAAAAATACATATTGCAAAGTAAAGCAATAAcgatataaattatgataatacaGTATAACTTTTAGGAGACTCACCTTCATGTTGTTGCTAAAGCTGAGGTGTATGAGTAGTGATTCTTCTTCTTGCCCTTTGAGGAGTGACTGATTTCTCTTCGACGTACACTGTATTTATATCTCGCGACCGCAAGTGGTGTAATCCCCTTTCTCGGTGGTTTGTTTTGCCTAATCGGGAAATTCAGAGTCTGGATTCCAGACGCATGTTTCCTGGAAAGTGACGTGGTGGAGTCTCCCGGTTATTCCCTGTTTCCCTTTTCCTTGTTACAATTTgggtttattttgtttttcttttggtaataagaaaattattctattattattattattattattattattattattattattatcattattattattattattataattattattattattattattattattattattattattattattattattattattattatcattattattattattattattattattagtattacaattattattattattatcattattattattattattattattattattattattattattatttaattttcaactTTCTGAAAACTCTTGCTAGTGGCATTCCATCATCTCAAAAGACACTCCCAAATGAATTGCTGTCTGTTCGTTATCTGTTGCCAAATGAATCAAAGATAAGTGTATCCCAACAAAGTTATCTTTCAAAGCACTTGCAGTAATGACGTGAGAATAGTTTTGAGGgttgaattattataaaaaaaaattatgatgaatgGAATATGTGAGAGAATAAGTCATGGGCGAATCTATTGTATAAGATAAAAGTTGTAAGATTAATGGGATATAAAGTGACGAGATCAAATACTTAAAAATGACTGACTGGGAGATAGAAAAAAGATAAAGGCAAGAAGTTTACTTTATTACATATAGTGTATATTTTGATTTATTCTATACACTGCTGATAACACACATCTTCCCATGAAATGCTTTAGATCTTTTATTAACCAAAATCGtctataatatgaaatatttatcataatgttactgttcttaaaatattgcatttttccttgttttcattcctcacagggctatttcccttgttagagcccctgggcatatagcatcctgtttttccaactagggttgtagttagtaagtaagtaataataataataataataataataataataataataataataataataataataataataataaaattatgtatttactttTTTCTGCCACTGTTAAACTTCATATTTTAAACCTCCTTTCAAGTGAAAAGGTTTGCATCTtatatttcaacattttttttttttatatttaatgaatccctttgattttcttataattttagtAAACAATATTATAATTTTGGTATATTAAAATTCACTAATTATttgtttatgtacaaatatttatattaggGAATTTATATTTCAGATATAAGAATAAATGGATGCTATAATACTacgggctccaacagtgaaaatagctcagtgaggaaaggaaacaagtaaaaataaaatattttaagaacagtaacaacattaaaatacacatttcctatataaactgtaaaaacttgcacaaaacaagaggaagagaaataagatagaatagtgcgcccgagtgtaccctcaatcaagggaactctaacccaagaaagtggaagtccatggtacagaggttatggtactacctaagactaggaaacaatggtttgattttggaatgtccttctcctagaagagctgcttaccatagctaaagagcttcttctacccttaccaagtggaaagtgggcactgaacaattacagtgcagtattaaccccttgaggaagaagaattgtttggtgatctgtgttgtcaggtataagaggacagaagagaatatgtaaagaatagaccagactattcggtgtgtgtaggcaaagggaaaatgaaccataaccagagagaagggtccagtgtggtactgtctggccagtcaaaggacaccataactctctagcggtagtatctcgacgggtggctggtgccctggcaaacttaCTACCTGCTACCTCCAGTTTGATAATTTATTCTAAAGAACTTGTAAAAAGTACTTCGTTTTGATAATTTTGTTTTGATGGACTTATAACATACTCCAGTTTGATAATTTATTCTAATGATATGAAATTTTTAGTCAAAGAAGAAAACCGACATATACCAGTAAATTAGTTGCTAGATATTTCTCACCACAAAATATCTGTTTAAGTTCTGGGTTGATGATTGGCCTTTACAACGCCtcctcaggtttaaaggtttaaaggtttaaaagccactcatgaatagcagagacaagggacagtgaattgccctatcaagcaggacattgccctagagactgactatgttacacatgatcagcgcccaagcctcctctccacccgagctaggaccaaggagagccaggcaatgagtgctgatgactcagcagatagacctatagctcacaaggatggtgaggttgaagggaccaaaggaaataacgagtctgagcgggactcgaaccccagtctggcaatcaccaggcaaggaccctacctccaggccaccacaacccatggaCATTTTTCCTATCtcactctgtttttttttctttttttatccagaTGTgatacataagtttctttttatatttcagtatGATCTTGAATAAATAATTTCCCACTATTCAAATTGTTTTCATCGCTATATGTTCTCGAAGTCCTATCaatcttcatttttcattttcataatactaaaaaagtaaaaaaaaaaaatatgtatcaatTCATATTTCATCCAGTCTGTCTTTTTATGttttcatcattattctctcctacgcctattgacgcaaagggcctcggttagattttaacAGTCGTCTCTAGCATGAGCTTTtagttaaatacttctccattcatcttctcccatttcacgcttcatagtcctgatgAAAAAGTGTTACTCTTGAAGGTTACAAAAGACGAATCATATCTATTCTAGAATTTATGGATTCGACTGATCTAAaggatgtttatattttttatgttattgttactCTGCAGAAGCATTACTGTTTCATACTAAAGAAAGTCGTTAATATTCTAGTTTAAATTATTTATAAATCACTCCTGTTTTCAATTTACTCCATGGCAATTTGATATCTGATTTTTTTCAAGTGatatgtttttgtctttttttatttattttcttagattGGAGTTAAGTAATGTTGTATGGTGAGATATTTTATTCATGCGATGGAGGGcctttttaaattttcttcttcatcaaagattattttttcttaacaaaattcTTCCAGCTAACAATTTCAAGCTTTAATGAACAGTTTCTATCAGAGGTTTTGTCCAAGGTGGAAGAAATCAAAGATTATCATAAAAGGATTATTCCTCCAAATCTTTGTCAAAATGGAATACTGTATTCATCGACAGTGacaatatttccatttatcttaATAGATATAATGAAGTGATGCGTAGAAAAACTCtggtttaaaaataaatattaatttatttataacgTCGTTGGTATTTTGATAACTGAATTAAATTTCAGAGTTcggataattttaatactaatccTAAAAGCTAAGGTCAGGTATTATCTTCAAAAACCGAACCACCGTAAGCTCCAGATCCAACAGGGGGTTTGCACACGTGTTCCGCGAGACACCTGTCGAAGCAGCACTTGTCGACGCCTCCGCACTTGCTGTCATTGGAGCATGTTTGTGGAGGGGCAAACCTCGGGACGGGTGGGCAGTAACGTCTTACGGGAGGGCATTGACCTGGCTTGACGAAGGGAATGGTGTCAGGCTCGTTGTTACTCTCGCAGCAGTAGGCCTGTCCCTCTTGAGTTCGGCACCAACGTCTGCACGTCTGGGATGCACCGCCTCCAAAGCCCCCTCCAAGACCTGGGTTGATTCCTCCAAAGAATCGTGTATCTTTTGCCAAGGCAACAGCTGCCAAACAGCAGACGAATAAAAGTTGAAGTCCCTGAAAATAGAAGATATCCAAATCAGAAATGAAGGTTCTAaaattcattcttattatataGATGAACATAATCACCCGGTTGAGAATTTATTTTGGAATAAATTCcacaaataaatattattaaaaatacataTCGCAAAGTAAAACAATAAcgatataaattatgataatatagtATAACTTTTAGGAGACTCACCTTCATGTTGTTCCTAAAGCTGAGGTGTATGAGTAGTGATTCTTCTTCTTGCTTTCTGATGAGTAACTGATTTCCCTTCGACGACGTACACTGTGTTTATATATCGCGACCGCAAGCGGTATAATCCCCTTTCTCGGTGGTTTGTTTTGCCTAATTGAAAAATCCAGAGTCTGGATTCCAGACACCTGGATTTGCAAGTCGGGTTACTAATCTCTTTCACGGAAAGTGACGTGGTGGAGTCTCTCGGTTATTCCctgtttcctttttccttgttacaatttgggtttattttttttcttttggtaataaGAAgactatttttgtattattattattattattattattattattattattattatttattaggtaATTTTCAACGTTCTGAAGACTCTTGCTAGTGGCATTCGATCGTCTCAAAAGACACTCCCAAACTAATTGCTGTCTGTTCATTATCTGTTGCCAAATGAATCAAAGATAAGTGTATCCCAACAAAGTTATCTTTCAAAGCACTTGCAGTAATGACGTGAGAATAGTTTTGAGGGCTGAATTACTatcaaaatcaagaaaatttaTGATGAATGGAATATGTGAGAGAGTAAGTCATGAGcaaatctattatatattataaaagttgCAAGATTAATGGGATATAAAGTGACGATATCAAATACTTATAAATGACCGCCTGGGAGATAGAAAAAACATAAAGGCAAGAAGTTTACTTTATTACATATAGTGTATATTTTGATTTATTCTATACACTGCTAATAACATATATTTCCATAAAATGCGTTAGGTCTTTTATTGACGACATTCACctataatttgaaatatttatttcaatgttgttacttttcttacaaaattttatttttttcttgtttcctttcctcactaggctattttccctggaggagcccctgggcttatggcatcctgcttttacaactagggtagtagcttagcaagtaataataataataataataataataatcaaattatgtATTTACTTTTTTCTGCCACTGTTAAACTTCATATTTAAAACCTCATTTCAACTGAAAAGGTTTGCATCttatatttcgattttttttttgtatatttaatcaATCCCTttgattttcttataattttagtaaataatattataattttggcATATTAAAATTCACTAATTATTtgtttatgtacacatatttatatcagggaatttctatttcatatataagaATAAATGGATGCTATAATactacgggctccaacagggaaaatagcccaatgaggaaaggaaagaaggaaaaataaaatattttaagaacagttacaacattaaaatacacatttcctatataaactgtaaaaatttgcacaaaacaagaggaagagaaataagatagaatagtgtgcccgagtgtacccttaagcaagggaactctaacccaagacagtggaagaccatggtacagaggttatggcactacctaagactagaaaacaatggtttgactttggaatgtccttctcctagaagagatgcttaccatagctaaagagcttcttctacccttaccaagtggaaattgggcactgaacaattacagtgcagtagttaaccccctgggggaagaagaattgtttggtaatctgtgttgtcaggtataagaagacagaagagaatatgtaaagaataggccagactattcggtgtgtgtgtaggcaaacggaaaatgaatcataaccagagagaaggatccagtgtggtactgtctggccagtcaaaagaca
Above is a window of Palaemon carinicauda isolate YSFRI2023 chromosome 6, ASM3689809v2, whole genome shotgun sequence DNA encoding:
- the LOC137641981 gene encoding perlwapin-like: MKGLQLVFVCCLAAVALAKDTRFFGGINPGLGGGFGGGASQTCRRWCRTPEGQAYCCESNNEPDTIPFVKPGQCPPVRPQCPPVRSFAPPQTCSNDSKCRGVDKCCFDRCLEEHVCKPPVGSGGYSGFGF
- the LOC137641982 gene encoding perlwapin-like, with the protein product MKGLQLLFVCCLAAVALAKDTRFFGGINPGLGGGFGGGASQTCRRWCRTQEGQAYCCESNNEPDTIPFVKPGQCPPVRRYCPPVPRFAPPQTCSNDSKCGGVDKCCFDRCLAEHVCKPPVGSGAYGGSVFEDNT